The Juglans microcarpa x Juglans regia isolate MS1-56 chromosome 8D, Jm3101_v1.0, whole genome shotgun sequence genomic sequence TGCATTTATGTCTAATTGTATACGTGTTTTGGCCTTCCATGAGAATTGAATAGAAATTTTACAATCGACTGAACAGGTTTATATActtgtttttgtttggtttttttatattaatgttattgCTGGGAACCAAGGAAAATTTTGTAATCCTGTTAAATATTAAAGGCAGGACATATTgatcacaataaaaatattgaccAATAATGATGGAGATGAAATCATTGTTTGGTTGATAAAACCTAAGACAAAAAGTAATACCTGCACTTGTCCAGGATTGGTGATATCCACTTCTGATGGCCCAAATAAATTCCTGTGCGTGCCCACTATTGGTATATCTCCTTCTCGCTAATAATAAAGTAAGTAGTAAATTATTCTTTCTTTGCGAATTAACATTATAAATGTAATACACAtttacacttatttttatttatttattattctccCAATGTTAAAACATTCACCTGTTTGCATTTCCCTATGACTTGTGCTTTCTTTTGTTTGGCTTTAACCTTTCGCATGTCCGTCTCCATCCTGGATGGTCGCCTCAGAGATGGGGGTCTTCCTTTCCCTCTAACAACAAGTGGACTCTTCATTTGTTGTGAACTACCAACTGTAGTTTTGTCCTCTGTCATCAAACCAGCATTCGAACCTGTTATGGgcaaaagattttaaaatgtcGAAATTAAGTAGTTATAACGAACTAAACCAGattaacttattttaaaattcatcgCCTTCAAACCTGTTTGGGTTTGAGATAAGTTGCGTGTCTGGTCGCGATAACATTCAGTCATCTCCTGTATCCTCTTCTTTGCATCTTCGAATTGCTCATTAGAATCCGCCACATAAGTTATCATCCCATAACACATATTCAAAAGAATTGAATATCTATTACCATTTGGCCTTTGATCCCCAGCGTCATAGCTACTGCGAATGAACGTGTATCTCCTCTTGATGTCCTTTCTCCGTCGGTCTAGAATGTACCGGTTTGGCAATGATTTTATACCGTTAGACTTGAATACGGCCAAAATATGCCTACATAGTATCCCTCTCATCTGAAATAACCTACATGAACACTTAGCATtgcagtcttcctcattaaagTCCACTGAATATGTCACCGGTTTAGGGAACTCCTCAATACGAACTTCATCTTCTACCAAATAACTCTTCATTACATCATCCGATGTAAGTAGAGATGGATCCAAATCGAGCACACCAATTACTTGCTGCTGAACTTCCCTAAATTTAGCGTTAGTGTACAGCTCTTGGAATTTCTTTTCAATTGGAGATCTAGATATGCAGGGAATGACCTGACTAAGTGACTGGAATTCCGCatgattttcattctcaattttcttcctcAGCACACTGTCAAATAGGTCGACAAACTCCTTCAAGTTTGTCTTCGAATGAACATAACCGCCAAAAAAAACATTCATACTCTCGCTGCGCTgagttgtactcattccagcccaaaagtACTCTTTTAGGAACACCGATACCCAATACTCATGCTCCACGTATAAACTTTTCAATCACACATTCTCATGTAAGTCGTATGTGTTAATAAACCCGGcccaacatttctcaaactcctcaatagTTTGTGTGTCATACATACATTTCATCAGTTGAGTTTTCAGCCCACTTCTGTATGCAGCATACGACCCAAGCTTCTCATGGACTTTCTTTAGTATATGCCACAGGCATAATCTATGTTGAGTTTCTGGAAAGATGGTagcaattgtattttttattgctCTGTCTTGATTAGTAATAATAGCCTTTGG encodes the following:
- the LOC121242275 gene encoding protein FAR-RED ELONGATED HYPOCOTYL 3-like, translated to MNVFFGGYVHSKTNLKEFVDLFDSVLRKKIENENHAEFQSLSQVIPCISRSPIEKKFQELYTNAKFREVQQQVIGVLDLDPSLLTSDDVMKSYLVEDEVRIEEFPKPVTYSVDFNEEDCNAKCSCRLFQMRGILCRHILAVFKSNGIKSLPNRYILDRRRKDIKRRYTFIRSSYDAGDQRPNGNRYSILLNMCYGMITYVADSNEQFEDAKKRIQEMTECYRDQTRNLSQTQTGSNAGLMTEDKTTVGSSQQMKSPLVVRGKGRPPSLRRPSRMETDMRKVKAKQKKAQVIGKCKQREGDIPIVGTHRNLFGPSEVDITNPGQVQDYKIFLGSQQ